In the genome of Polaribacter atrinae, one region contains:
- a CDS encoding glycosyltransferase family 2 protein translates to MNNLVSIITPNFNSEKFITQTIKSVINQSYENWEMIIVDDLSTDSSINIINSFCKSDTRIKLHRLKCNSGAAVARNKAISLANGNFIAFLDSDDLWLPKKLEFQLNFMLSNNFALSYTSYEIINEEGDKTGKIINCKIKLDYKRMLYSNEIGCLTAMYNQDVLGKVYMPNIRKRQDYGLWLKILKVEKHAFGILEVLAQYRDRSQSISNNKVEMLKWNWNLYKNIEKLSYLQSSFYTMCNVINKLFK, encoded by the coding sequence ATGAATAATTTAGTGTCAATTATTACACCTAATTTTAATTCTGAGAAATTTATTACTCAAACAATTAAAAGTGTAATAAATCAATCCTATGAAAATTGGGAAATGATTATTGTTGATGATCTTTCTACTGATTCTAGCATTAATATTATTAATTCTTTTTGTAAAAGTGATACAAGAATTAAATTACATAGATTAAAATGTAATTCGGGAGCAGCAGTTGCTAGAAATAAAGCAATTTCTTTAGCAAATGGAAATTTTATAGCTTTTTTAGATAGTGATGATTTATGGTTGCCAAAAAAATTAGAATTTCAATTAAATTTTATGTTATCCAATAATTTTGCATTAAGTTACACTTCGTATGAAATAATAAATGAAGAAGGTGATAAAACAGGTAAAATTATTAATTGTAAAATTAAGCTAGATTATAAGAGAATGTTGTATTCCAATGAAATTGGGTGTTTAACTGCGATGTATAATCAGGATGTATTAGGTAAGGTTTATATGCCTAATATTAGAAAAAGACAAGATTATGGTTTGTGGTTAAAAATTTTAAAAGTTGAAAAACATGCCTTTGGTATTTTAGAAGTTCTTGCTCAATATAGAGATCGTAGTCAGTCTATTTCAAACAATAAAGTAGAAATGCTTAAATGGAATTGGAATTTGTACAAAAATATAGAAAAACTGTCTTATCTTCAATCTAGTTTTTACACAATGTGTAATGTTATAAATAAATTGTTTAAATAA
- a CDS encoding phenylacetate--CoA ligase family protein, whose amino-acid sequence MIYNKLIESIILPIGDFFLKTTYIKRLKYWRSIDSLSLKDINKVQKKSLQRVLELANKKLKLYEQIKFEGDDPYIWLKEFPILTKKKLNENIDNLLTEDKKGLHKFSTSGSSGIRAEIYMNNEDLSSFRAGNTRWWEWGGYKIGDNLLQTGMTPNRKALKGIKDVLFKTLYVSAFALSEEQMYKILNKVKDKNYYLLGYASSLNILAEFAIDKGIPIEFNSVISLGDKLFSHYKKNIKKAFNSNIIETYGSSEGFLIACQYDLDYLYINSAQVYLELLDENNRPVEDGEIGYVVVTRLDNSAMPLIRYKIGDLAIKLPKEEYPTSRKLDYPLLKKVIGRDTDVVILPDNRKLIVHSFTGIFEYFEEIKQFKVIQYNNLGITIEYVKGKNYQTEVLDKILKKLQAIILDFNFKIYFKEVLEIKATKSGKPQIVESHIKSLKNE is encoded by the coding sequence ATGATCTATAATAAATTAATTGAAAGTATCATTCTTCCTATAGGTGATTTTTTTTTAAAAACTACTTATATTAAAAGGCTAAAGTACTGGAGGAGTATTGATAGCTTATCGTTAAAAGATATAAATAAAGTTCAAAAGAAAAGTTTACAAAGAGTACTAGAGTTAGCTAATAAAAAACTAAAACTTTATGAGCAAATTAAATTTGAAGGTGATGATCCTTATATTTGGTTAAAGGAATTTCCTATACTCACAAAAAAGAAATTAAATGAAAATATAGATAATCTTTTAACTGAAGATAAAAAAGGACTTCATAAATTTTCAACAAGTGGATCATCAGGTATTAGGGCAGAAATTTACATGAATAATGAAGACTTATCTTCTTTTAGAGCAGGTAATACTAGATGGTGGGAATGGGGAGGTTATAAAATTGGAGATAACTTATTACAAACAGGAATGACTCCAAACAGAAAAGCTTTAAAAGGTATTAAAGATGTACTATTTAAAACATTATATGTTAGTGCTTTTGCTTTGTCAGAAGAACAGATGTATAAAATATTGAATAAAGTTAAGGATAAAAATTACTATTTATTAGGTTATGCCTCATCTTTAAATATTTTAGCAGAATTCGCTATAGATAAAGGAATACCTATAGAGTTTAACAGTGTTATTAGTTTAGGAGACAAACTCTTTTCTCACTATAAAAAAAACATAAAAAAAGCTTTTAATTCAAATATAATAGAAACTTATGGATCTTCAGAAGGATTTCTTATTGCATGTCAATATGATTTAGATTATTTATACATTAATTCAGCTCAAGTATATCTTGAATTATTAGATGAAAATAATAGACCTGTTGAAGATGGAGAAATTGGTTATGTTGTTGTTACAAGATTAGATAATTCAGCAATGCCGTTAATTAGGTATAAAATTGGTGATTTGGCGATTAAATTACCGAAAGAAGAATACCCTACAAGTAGAAAATTAGACTACCCCTTATTAAAAAAAGTAATTGGTAGAGATACAGATGTTGTGATTTTACCAGATAATAGGAAACTTATAGTTCACTCATTTACGGGCATATTTGAATATTTTGAAGAAATAAAGCAATTTAAAGTCATACAGTATAATAATTTAGGAATTACTATTGAATATGTCAAAGGGAAGAATTATCAAACAGAAGTACTTGATAAGATATTGAAAAAACTTCAGGCTATAATTCTTGATTTTAATTTTAAAATTTATTTTAAAGAAGTTTTAGAAATAAAGGCAACTAAGTCCGGAAAGCCACAAATTGTAGAATCACATATAAAATCACTAAAGAATGAATAA
- a CDS encoding glycosyltransferase family 4 protein produces MRDKKILYIGNNLTKKTKYNSTLMVLSSLLRQEGFLVTVSSDKTNKLVRLIDMCFSLLKNIRKTDYVLIDTFSTINFYYALIISQLSRLFKLKYIPILHGGNLPIRLDKNPLFCDLIFKNSYKNIAPSNYLKSAFEKKGYETMFIPNIVEIENYNFKLRRSLEPKLFWVRAFKEIYNPTLAIKVLDVLKKEYPKAKLCMVGPFVDTSYTDCVKLVSELKLENSVEFTGVLLKEDWHKKSQEFDVFINTTNFDNTPVSVMEAMALGLPIVTTNVGGIPFLIDDKIDGLLVFKSNAKEMADAIITILNNTYPNLAVIARSKVERFSWDNNKDKWFKVLR; encoded by the coding sequence ATGAGGGATAAGAAGATTCTTTATATTGGTAATAACTTAACTAAAAAGACTAAATATAACTCTACATTAATGGTTTTATCTAGTTTATTAAGACAGGAAGGTTTTTTAGTTACCGTGTCATCGGATAAAACAAATAAATTAGTAAGATTAATAGATATGTGTTTTTCTTTATTGAAAAATATTAGAAAGACCGATTATGTTTTAATTGATACTTTTAGTACCATAAATTTTTATTATGCATTAATTATTTCTCAATTATCAAGGCTTTTTAAATTAAAATACATTCCCATTTTACATGGAGGTAATTTACCGATTAGGCTAGATAAAAATCCATTATTTTGTGATTTGATCTTTAAAAACTCTTATAAGAATATTGCACCTTCAAATTATTTAAAATCAGCTTTTGAAAAAAAAGGCTATGAAACCATGTTTATTCCGAATATTGTAGAAATCGAAAATTATAACTTTAAGTTAAGAAGATCTTTAGAACCTAAATTGTTTTGGGTAAGAGCTTTTAAAGAAATTTACAATCCTACATTAGCTATTAAAGTTTTAGATGTATTAAAGAAAGAATATCCTAAAGCTAAACTTTGCATGGTGGGACCTTTTGTAGATACTAGTTATACAGACTGTGTAAAATTAGTATCAGAATTAAAATTAGAAAATTCTGTAGAATTTACAGGGGTTCTTTTAAAGGAAGATTGGCATAAAAAATCTCAAGAATTTGACGTTTTTATAAATACAACAAACTTTGATAATACACCTGTAAGTGTAATGGAAGCAATGGCTTTAGGGTTGCCTATAGTTACTACGAATGTTGGTGGAATTCCTTTTTTAATAGATGATAAAATTGATGGATTATTAGTTTTTAAATCGAATGCAAAGGAAATGGCTGATGCGATTATTACTATTCTTAATAATACATATCCAAATTTAGCAGTTATAGCTAGAAGTAAAGTTGAAAGGTTCAGTTGGGATAATAATAAAGATAAATGGTTTAAAGTTTTAAGATGA
- a CDS encoding O-antigen ligase family protein: protein MIQYILNNKLKLIGIHILIGFLGTLPVFPKVYGVVCMVLPIILVVSANNRNEEAFLFASYIAGAEIFIRMIHGTILYETGKYGVALFLLLGIFFGPFKQKFSVHYLFYILLLLLGIVFTQVPEGESLRKNIIFNLSGPIILGVCAMYFYYRPISKQKLMDALFFMLLPLFSMVAYLYFRTPDLKEIVFNTAANFSTSGGFGPNQVATAIGLGMLIIAVFLLFKEKLSGYIYLDAFFLIYFSYRGLLTFSRGGLFTAVISFVFFSFFIILYKKINFQILVKYVLVLSFFIVAIWLYTSNITGGMLDNRYTGKNAAGKQKEDISAGRGDLLLFQFTNFYENPLGIGVGNGKYERIKSNERITAASHNEVGRLVEEHGIIGFVLLLLLLLVPLLNFFQANNFQKGFIIMFYMMWFLTINHSAMRVALPGFMYALSLIRITNIENDLIDEG, encoded by the coding sequence TTGATTCAATATATTTTAAATAATAAATTAAAACTAATAGGTATTCATATTCTTATCGGTTTTTTAGGAACGCTGCCCGTTTTTCCGAAAGTTTATGGTGTGGTATGTATGGTTCTCCCTATAATATTAGTTGTTAGTGCCAATAATAGAAACGAAGAAGCATTTTTATTTGCTTCCTATATTGCAGGTGCAGAAATTTTTATAAGAATGATTCATGGAACTATTCTCTATGAAACGGGTAAATATGGTGTAGCACTATTTTTATTATTGGGCATATTTTTTGGTCCTTTTAAACAAAAATTTTCTGTCCATTATCTATTTTATATATTACTTTTATTATTAGGTATTGTTTTTACACAAGTGCCAGAAGGAGAGTCTTTACGTAAAAATATTATATTTAATTTAAGTGGTCCTATTATATTAGGGGTTTGTGCTATGTATTTTTATTATAGACCTATAAGCAAACAAAAGTTAATGGATGCGCTGTTTTTTATGCTATTACCTTTGTTTTCAATGGTGGCTTATCTGTATTTTAGAACCCCAGATTTAAAAGAAATTGTTTTTAATACTGCTGCAAATTTTTCAACTTCAGGTGGTTTTGGACCAAACCAAGTAGCTACAGCTATTGGCTTAGGTATGCTTATAATAGCTGTTTTTTTATTATTTAAAGAAAAATTATCTGGGTATATCTATTTAGATGCATTTTTTTTAATTTACTTTTCTTATAGAGGTTTATTAACATTTTCTAGAGGAGGTCTATTTACGGCGGTTATATCCTTTGTGTTTTTTTCATTTTTTATTATTTTATATAAAAAAATAAACTTTCAAATACTTGTTAAATATGTTTTAGTTTTAAGTTTCTTTATTGTTGCAATTTGGCTGTACACTTCTAATATTACTGGAGGAATGTTAGACAATAGATACACAGGTAAAAATGCAGCAGGAAAACAAAAGGAAGATATTTCTGCTGGTAGAGGAGATTTATTATTGTTTCAGTTTACTAATTTTTATGAAAACCCTTTGGGTATTGGAGTAGGGAATGGAAAATATGAAAGAATAAAATCTAATGAAAGAATTACAGCAGCATCTCATAATGAGGTAGGGAGATTAGTAGAAGAACATGGTATAATTGGTTTTGTTTTGTTATTATTGTTATTACTAGTGCCATTGCTTAATTTTTTTCAAGCAAATAATTTTCAAAAAGGGTTTATAATAATGTTTTATATGATGTGGTTTTTAACAATTAATCACTCTGCAATGCGTGTTGCTTTACCAGGTTTTATGTATGCTTTAAGTTTGATAAGAATTACAAATATTGAAAATGATTTAATTGATGAGGGATAA
- a CDS encoding glycosyltransferase, protein MKKIKVLQLIDSLSVGGAEVLAVNIANALSKKKSIESYLCATREEGVLKEKIDLDPAKYLFLKRKKTLDIKAFQQLISFCKHEKIEIIHAHTNSFFMAFIVRLFYAEIKIVWHNHTGDNINLKGLKLYILKITSFYFETIINVNKPLNVWSTAKLNSRNSVFLNNFPFFKNENDKTFLKGEKGKRIVCLAAFRPEKDHLNLLKAFKLVVAENKGWTLHFVGKPYEDNYSEEIINFVKKMSLNDCVYFYGIQSDIKHILEQCSIGVLSSKSEGLPLALLEYGLAKLPVIVTDVGECRNVIEQGISGIVVEKENSLELKIALEELINSEEKRKKYGELHSKNVNNFYSQKSFINQLIKNYTI, encoded by the coding sequence ATGAAAAAAATAAAAGTGTTACAATTGATAGATTCTCTAAGTGTAGGTGGAGCAGAAGTATTGGCTGTTAATATTGCAAATGCACTATCGAAAAAGAAGTCAATAGAATCCTATCTGTGTGCTACAAGAGAAGAAGGGGTTTTAAAAGAAAAGATAGATTTAGATCCTGCAAAATATCTATTTTTAAAAAGAAAAAAGACATTAGATATAAAAGCTTTTCAACAATTGATTTCTTTTTGTAAACATGAAAAAATTGAAATTATACATGCACATACAAATTCCTTTTTTATGGCATTTATTGTTCGCTTGTTTTATGCTGAAATAAAGATTGTATGGCATAATCATACAGGAGATAATATAAATCTTAAAGGTCTGAAATTATATATATTAAAAATTACTAGTTTTTATTTTGAAACAATAATAAATGTAAATAAACCTTTAAACGTATGGTCTACAGCAAAATTAAATTCAAGAAATTCTGTTTTTTTAAATAACTTTCCCTTTTTTAAAAATGAGAATGACAAAACTTTTTTAAAGGGTGAAAAAGGAAAAAGAATAGTTTGTTTGGCGGCATTTAGGCCTGAAAAAGATCATTTAAATTTATTAAAAGCCTTTAAATTAGTTGTAGCTGAGAATAAAGGTTGGACTTTACACTTTGTAGGTAAACCATATGAAGATAATTATTCAGAAGAAATCATAAATTTTGTTAAAAAAATGTCATTAAACGATTGTGTTTATTTTTATGGAATACAGTCAGATATTAAACACATTTTAGAACAATGTTCTATTGGAGTTTTGTCTTCAAAATCAGAAGGTCTACCTTTGGCTCTTTTAGAATATGGATTGGCTAAATTACCGGTTATTGTAACTGATGTTGGCGAGTGTAGAAATGTTATTGAGCAAGGAATATCGGGAATTGTTGTAGAAAAAGAAAATAGTTTAGAATTAAAAATTGCATTAGAAGAATTAATTAACTCTGAAGAAAAGAGAAAAAAATATGGAGAGTTACATTCTAAAAATGTAAATAATTTTTACTCTCAAAAAAGTTTTATAAATCAATTAATAAAAAATTATACGATATAA
- a CDS encoding glycosyltransferase: MKFSIITHAIHKKKENQIFSYEPYVREMNLWLNNVDETKIISPISEVEISKIETSFIGNKITLIPIPNINLLTLKDIVSTVFKIPIILIKIYKAMQWADHIHLRCPGNIGLLGALVQVLFPSKPKTVKYAGNWDPNDTNQPLSYRFQKRLLSNTFFTKNCKVLVYGEWENQTKNIVPFFTASYREKEIIQLPVKTFKEKIRFIYVGAFTKGKQPIISVKTVEELFKKGYQVELSMFGDGTEFLEVETYVKKNKLTDIVLLKGNQPKEKVKLAFQESQFLIFISKSEGWPKVVAEAMFWSCLTISTKVSCIPYMLDNGNRGSIVSNNIEEITKTIQEYLDNFEKYTEHIEKAKNWSQKYTLDTFEKEISKLI; this comes from the coding sequence ATGAAATTTTCAATAATTACTCATGCAATTCATAAAAAAAAGGAAAATCAAATATTTTCCTATGAACCTTATGTGAGAGAAATGAATTTATGGTTGAATAATGTTGATGAAACAAAAATTATTTCACCAATTTCTGAAGTGGAAATTTCTAAGATTGAAACTTCTTTTATTGGAAATAAAATAACGTTAATCCCTATTCCAAATATCAACCTATTAACCCTTAAAGATATTGTTTCTACTGTATTCAAAATTCCAATTATTCTAATTAAAATATACAAAGCAATGCAATGGGCAGATCATATTCATTTAAGATGTCCAGGAAACATAGGTCTGTTAGGTGCCTTGGTACAGGTATTATTTCCATCAAAACCTAAAACGGTTAAATATGCTGGTAATTGGGATCCTAATGATACAAATCAACCTTTGAGCTATCGTTTCCAAAAAAGGTTGTTATCAAATACTTTTTTTACTAAAAATTGCAAAGTTTTAGTGTATGGTGAATGGGAAAATCAAACAAAAAATATAGTTCCCTTTTTTACGGCATCTTATAGAGAAAAAGAAATCATTCAATTGCCCGTTAAAACATTTAAAGAAAAAATTAGGTTTATATATGTAGGTGCTTTTACTAAAGGGAAGCAACCTATAATAAGTGTTAAAACAGTTGAGGAGTTGTTTAAAAAAGGATATCAAGTAGAATTGTCAATGTTTGGAGATGGAACGGAGTTTTTAGAAGTAGAGACTTATGTCAAAAAAAATAAGCTTACAGATATTGTACTTTTAAAAGGAAATCAACCCAAAGAAAAAGTAAAATTAGCATTTCAAGAAAGTCAATTTTTAATATTTATTTCAAAATCTGAAGGCTGGCCAAAAGTTGTGGCAGAAGCTATGTTTTGGTCTTGTTTGACTATTTCTACAAAAGTATCCTGCATTCCATATATGTTAGATAACGGCAATAGAGGAAGTATTGTTAGTAATAATATTGAAGAAATAACAAAGACAATTCAAGAATATTTAGATAATTTTGAGAAATATACTGAGCATATAGAAAAAGCTAAAAACTGGTCTCAAAAATACACATTGGATACGTTTGAAAAGGAAATATCTAAATTGATATGA
- a CDS encoding glycosyltransferase family 4 protein, which translates to MHIVYLTGEYPKKGVDGGGIGSFVQFIGRRLVNLGIRVSVIGINNTMTDESENDQGVAIYRLSKSSWKFAKFYDNTKRILKKIETLNSIKKIDIVEGSELNFAFFPRITSYKKVIRLHGGHHFFAIELDKKPALWRGFQEKKSLKNTDHFIAVTDYVGYQTQKYLNLKFEYTTIHNGINLNNFYESDVTKETSYKLLFVGTVCEKKGIKQLIETLPFILKKYPKTTLEIIGRDWFSKEGTSYIEFLKTAVIKGKGLEGKIKFTGGLPYHDLPKHIESAHVCIYPSFAESFGLTLIEGMVMGKLVAASTIAPFKEIVGNSNVVSLFDPNDRSDMSEKIVNLLSVDKNNLQLRQDARKYVLTMFSTEAIIAKNIQFYKKIQ; encoded by the coding sequence ATGCATATTGTCTATTTGACAGGTGAATATCCAAAAAAAGGAGTTGATGGTGGAGGTATTGGTTCATTTGTTCAATTTATTGGTAGAAGATTAGTTAATCTAGGGATTCGTGTTTCGGTTATCGGAATCAATAATACCATGACTGATGAGAGTGAAAATGACCAGGGAGTAGCAATATATCGTTTGTCAAAATCGTCTTGGAAATTTGCTAAGTTTTATGACAATACAAAACGTATTCTAAAAAAAATAGAGACTTTAAATTCGATAAAAAAAATTGATATCGTAGAAGGGAGTGAATTGAATTTTGCATTTTTTCCGAGAATTACTTCCTATAAAAAAGTAATTCGTTTACATGGAGGGCATCATTTTTTTGCCATCGAATTAGATAAAAAACCAGCTTTATGGAGAGGTTTTCAAGAAAAAAAATCTTTAAAAAATACAGATCATTTTATAGCCGTAACAGATTATGTAGGTTATCAAACACAGAAATATTTAAATCTTAAATTTGAATATACAACTATACACAATGGTATCAATCTTAACAATTTTTATGAGAGTGATGTTACAAAAGAAACCTCATATAAACTGTTATTTGTAGGTACAGTCTGTGAAAAAAAAGGAATAAAGCAATTGATTGAAACATTGCCTTTCATTTTAAAAAAATACCCTAAAACCACTTTAGAAATTATAGGTAGAGATTGGTTTTCTAAAGAAGGTACTTCTTATATAGAATTTTTAAAAACAGCTGTAATTAAAGGGAAAGGTTTAGAGGGTAAAATTAAATTTACTGGAGGTTTGCCTTATCATGATTTACCGAAGCATATAGAAAGTGCACATGTTTGTATTTATCCCTCTTTTGCAGAATCTTTTGGTTTGACATTGATTGAAGGTATGGTCATGGGAAAATTAGTTGCAGCAAGTACCATTGCACCTTTTAAAGAGATTGTTGGTAATAGCAATGTTGTTTCTTTGTTTGACCCCAATGATAGAAGTGATATGAGTGAGAAAATTGTAAATTTGTTATCTGTAGATAAAAATAACTTACAATTAAGACAAGATGCTAGAAAATATGTATTAACGATGTTTTCTACAGAAGCTATTATTGCTAAGAATATTCAATTTTATAAAAAAATACAATAA
- a CDS encoding cytidylyltransferase domain-containing protein: MRILGLIPARGGSKGVPGKNIKILGGRYLIQYTAEIALQSNLLSKVIVSTDDDAIIAVAEQIGLTVPFKRPANLANDKSPTLPVILHALEYLESKGECFDAVCLLQVTSPFRTVAFLDLAIQQFIEKDTDSLVSVLEVPHEYNPHWTFELDENQHLKIATGEEEIITRRQNLPKAYHRDGSLYLTKTSVLKEQNSLYGKTISHIESPKEFYVNIDTLEDWQKAEQIINKKFWGR; the protein is encoded by the coding sequence ATGAGGATTTTAGGATTGATACCAGCAAGAGGAGGTTCAAAAGGTGTTCCTGGAAAAAATATTAAAATACTGGGAGGCAGGTATTTAATTCAATATACAGCAGAAATTGCTTTGCAATCAAATCTATTGTCAAAAGTGATTGTTAGTACTGATGATGATGCCATTATAGCTGTTGCTGAACAAATTGGTTTAACAGTTCCGTTTAAAAGGCCTGCAAATTTAGCAAACGACAAATCACCTACATTACCCGTAATTCTTCATGCTTTAGAGTATTTAGAATCGAAAGGGGAGTGTTTTGATGCCGTTTGTTTGTTACAAGTTACAAGTCCGTTTAGAACGGTTGCTTTTTTAGATTTAGCAATTCAACAATTTATAGAGAAAGATACAGATTCTTTAGTTTCAGTATTAGAAGTTCCTCATGAATACAATCCGCATTGGACATTTGAATTAGATGAAAATCAGCATTTAAAAATTGCGACTGGAGAAGAAGAAATTATAACAAGACGCCAAAATTTGCCAAAAGCATATCATAGAGATGGTAGTTTGTATCTAACAAAAACTTCGGTTTTAAAAGAGCAGAACTCGTTATATGGAAAAACAATTTCTCATATCGAATCTCCTAAAGAATTTTATGTAAATATAGATACGTTAGAAGATTGGCAAAAAGCAGAGCAAATAATTAATAAAAAATTCTGGGGCAGATAA
- the neuC gene encoding UDP-N-acetylglucosamine 2-epimerase, translating into MPVKKICVVVTARPSYSRIKTALTAIKKHPKLELQLVIAGSALLGRYGNAVEFIEKDGFEIAEKVFMVLEGENPTSMAKTTGLGVMELANVFYKLQPDAVITIADRFETIATSIAASYQNIPLIHIQGGEVTGNIDEKVRHANTKLADLHLVASEDAKERVLKMGENPTMVFNTGCPSIDLAHEIKVNSKLYFDPIQKYGGVGEKIDWEKGYLVVMQHPVTTEYESARKDVEKTLEAVYELDIPTFWFWPNVDAGADGTSSGIRSFRERKKPKNIHFFKNMEPNDFLLLLANSKCLIGNSSVGIRECSYLGVPVVNIGTRQNRRQRGNNVTDTQYDKKAILEAIKERIACENITSSSIYGDGKSGEKIAEILANTEIPFHKTIQY; encoded by the coding sequence ATGCCAGTAAAAAAGATATGTGTTGTTGTTACAGCTCGTCCTTCTTATAGTAGAATAAAAACGGCTTTAACCGCAATCAAAAAACATCCTAAATTAGAGTTGCAATTAGTAATTGCTGGTTCAGCATTGTTGGGACGTTACGGAAATGCAGTTGAGTTTATTGAAAAAGATGGTTTTGAAATTGCTGAAAAAGTATTTATGGTTTTGGAAGGTGAAAACCCAACATCTATGGCAAAAACGACAGGACTGGGAGTTATGGAGTTGGCAAATGTATTTTATAAATTGCAACCAGATGCCGTAATTACCATTGCAGATCGATTTGAAACGATTGCTACAAGTATTGCTGCTTCATATCAAAACATTCCTTTAATTCACATACAAGGGGGGGAGGTTACTGGAAATATTGACGAAAAAGTACGTCATGCCAACACAAAATTAGCAGATTTACATTTAGTCGCTTCTGAGGATGCAAAAGAAAGAGTTCTGAAGATGGGAGAAAATCCAACAATGGTTTTTAACACCGGTTGTCCATCTATAGATTTGGCACACGAAATAAAAGTAAATTCAAAATTATATTTTGATCCGATTCAAAAATATGGAGGCGTAGGAGAAAAAATAGATTGGGAAAAAGGATATTTGGTGGTGATGCAACATCCCGTAACTACAGAATACGAATCGGCTAGAAAAGATGTTGAAAAAACATTAGAAGCTGTTTATGAATTAGATATTCCAACCTTTTGGTTTTGGCCAAATGTAGATGCTGGTGCAGATGGTACTTCAAGCGGAATTAGAAGTTTTAGAGAAAGAAAAAAACCAAAAAACATTCACTTTTTTAAAAATATGGAACCCAATGACTTTTTGCTGCTTTTAGCAAATAGTAAGTGTTTGATAGGGAATTCGAGTGTTGGAATTCGTGAATGCTCTTATTTAGGTGTTCCTGTTGTAAATATCGGTACAAGACAAAACAGAAGACAAAGAGGAAATAATGTTACGGATACTCAGTATGATAAAAAAGCCATTTTAGAAGCTATAAAAGAAAGAATTGCATGTGAAAACATTACGTCATCTTCTATTTATGGAGATGGAAAATCAGGAGAAAAAATAGCAGAAATTTTAGCAAATACAGAAATTCCGTTTCATAAAACAATTCAATATTAA
- a CDS encoding N-acetylneuraminate synthase family protein — translation MNIIAEIGQAHDGSLGMAHAYIDAVAKSGCSAIKFQTHIAEAESSEFEPFRVQFSKQDATRIAYWKRMEFTLTQWKGLKEHCDEKGIEFMSSPFSNAAVDLLEEVGVERYKVGSGEVNNFVLLEKIAQTRKPVIISSGMSSFEELDKTVAFLKNRKVDYSILQCTTAYPTAPKQYGLNVIQELKNRYKVPVGFSDHSSSIESCIAATALGAEILEFHVVFDKEMFGPDAKSSLTFKETSQLVEAVNNIQIALSHPVDKKNNSQFAELKQIFEKSLAVNKNLKVGHILTFSDLETKKPKGYGILASEYENIIGKKLNKDLTQWSFLNYKDLID, via the coding sequence ATGAATATCATAGCAGAAATAGGTCAGGCACACGATGGAAGTTTAGGAATGGCACATGCTTATATAGATGCTGTAGCCAAATCTGGTTGTAGTGCTATCAAATTTCAAACCCACATTGCAGAAGCAGAGAGCAGCGAATTTGAACCTTTTCGAGTACAATTTTCAAAACAAGACGCGACGCGTATAGCGTATTGGAAACGAATGGAATTTACGCTAACGCAATGGAAAGGATTGAAAGAGCACTGTGATGAAAAAGGAATTGAATTTATGAGTTCTCCTTTTAGCAATGCTGCGGTAGATTTATTAGAAGAAGTAGGTGTAGAGCGTTATAAAGTAGGTTCAGGAGAAGTCAATAATTTTGTGTTATTAGAAAAAATTGCCCAAACAAGAAAACCTGTCATTATTTCATCGGGTATGAGCTCTTTTGAAGAATTAGACAAAACAGTCGCTTTTTTAAAAAATAGAAAAGTAGACTATTCCATTTTACAATGTACTACAGCATATCCAACAGCACCAAAACAATACGGATTGAATGTAATTCAAGAGCTGAAAAACAGATACAAGGTGCCTGTTGGTTTTTCAGATCATTCATCTTCTATAGAATCTTGTATCGCTGCAACAGCATTAGGTGCAGAAATCTTAGAATTTCATGTGGTTTTTGATAAAGAAATGTTTGGTCCTGATGCAAAATCATCGTTAACATTTAAAGAAACTTCTCAATTGGTAGAAGCGGTAAATAACATTCAAATAGCTTTAAGTCATCCGGTTGATAAAAAAAACAATTCACAGTTTGCAGAATTGAAACAAATTTTTGAAAAATCGTTAGCCGTTAATAAAAATTTAAAGGTGGGGCATATATTAACTTTTTCAGATTTAGAGACAAAAAAGCCAAAAGGATATGGTATTTTAGCAAGTGAATATGAAAATATAATAGGCAAAAAACTCAATAAAGATTTAACTCAATGGAGTTTTTTAAATTATAAAGATTTAATAGATTAA